One stretch of Gopherus flavomarginatus isolate rGopFla2 chromosome 2, rGopFla2.mat.asm, whole genome shotgun sequence DNA includes these proteins:
- the TXNL4A gene encoding thioredoxin-like protein 4A isoform X2, translating into MYELYDPCTVMFFFRNKHIMIDLGTGNNNKINWAMEDKQEMIDIIETVYRGARKGRGLVVSPKDYSTKYRY; encoded by the exons ATGTATGAGTTGTATGATCCCTGTACAGTCATGTTTTTCTTCAG GAATAAACACATCATGATTGATTTAGGTACAGGTAACAACAACAAGATTAACTGGGCGATGGAAGACAAGCAAGAGATGATCGACATTATAGAAACAGTTTATAGAGGCGCTCGTAAAGGTAGAGGTCTCGTGGTGTCGCCAAAAGACTATTCTACCAAATACAGATATTGA